The Akkermansia muciniphila genome contains a region encoding:
- a CDS encoding beta-N-acetylhexosaminidase: MKWLILSLLLAMGGSVLAAGDVESRPYQIIPEPAEVSTSSGVCKSPKILKQAANKALGPEGYKLTVKPQGVEIQAGDRAGLFYAKNTLEQLQAQYKDGGIPCGVIEDKPRFGWRSMMMDTARHFVPVEDVKKFIDVMSFYKFNKLHFHLTDDQGWRLPVPGYPKLESVASKRKETFGNKTPHGGMYTKEQLKDLVKYAAARNIEIIPEIDVPGHNQALCTAYPEFLCFPNPKLEVRTNAGISYTLVCPGNPDVWKFYNAVFNELKDIFPSQYVHLGGDEAPEDNWMKCPKCADFREKAGIREENKKAAAQKEMVEFFTRCAKMLKSRGKTAVFWYEPIGKYPDGVIVTTWRGGHTPKTVANTTGDKVDVICAPNGKCYFDYPQLPGDWPSGQPDTGWMPVNTLENVYSLEPGHGLSAKEMERVRGVDCCLWAERLPNIERVFYQAYPRALALVETAWSPKEVKNLNRFKDKLEFHKKFMQKKWGIDLERPEKK; encoded by the coding sequence ATGAAATGGCTTATCCTTTCTCTTCTGCTGGCGATGGGCGGCAGCGTTCTTGCTGCCGGCGACGTGGAATCCCGTCCCTATCAAATCATCCCGGAACCGGCCGAAGTCAGCACCTCCTCCGGCGTTTGTAAATCCCCTAAAATCCTCAAGCAGGCCGCCAACAAGGCTCTGGGGCCGGAGGGGTATAAACTTACTGTCAAGCCGCAGGGTGTGGAAATCCAGGCTGGCGACCGCGCGGGCCTCTTTTACGCCAAAAACACGCTGGAACAGCTCCAGGCCCAGTACAAGGACGGCGGCATTCCCTGCGGCGTCATTGAAGACAAGCCCCGGTTTGGATGGCGCAGCATGATGATGGATACTGCGCGCCACTTCGTTCCGGTGGAGGACGTCAAAAAATTCATTGATGTGATGTCCTTCTACAAATTCAACAAGCTCCATTTCCACCTCACGGATGACCAGGGCTGGCGCCTTCCCGTCCCCGGATACCCCAAGCTGGAAAGCGTGGCCTCCAAGCGTAAGGAAACCTTTGGCAACAAAACCCCCCATGGTGGCATGTACACCAAGGAACAGCTTAAGGACCTGGTAAAATACGCCGCCGCCCGGAACATTGAAATCATCCCGGAAATAGATGTGCCCGGCCACAACCAGGCCCTTTGCACCGCCTATCCGGAATTCCTCTGCTTCCCAAACCCCAAGCTGGAAGTGCGAACGAATGCCGGCATCTCCTACACGCTGGTATGCCCCGGCAACCCGGACGTGTGGAAATTCTATAACGCCGTCTTCAATGAACTCAAGGACATCTTCCCGTCCCAATACGTCCATCTGGGCGGAGACGAAGCGCCGGAAGACAACTGGATGAAATGTCCCAAATGCGCAGACTTCCGTGAGAAAGCCGGTATCCGTGAGGAAAACAAAAAGGCCGCCGCTCAAAAGGAAATGGTGGAATTCTTCACCCGGTGCGCCAAAATGCTGAAAAGCCGCGGGAAAACGGCCGTCTTCTGGTATGAGCCCATAGGCAAATATCCGGACGGAGTGATCGTCACCACGTGGAGAGGCGGGCACACGCCTAAGACGGTAGCCAACACCACGGGCGACAAGGTGGACGTCATCTGTGCTCCCAACGGCAAATGCTACTTTGACTATCCCCAGCTTCCCGGCGACTGGCCCTCCGGCCAGCCGGACACGGGCTGGATGCCCGTCAACACCCTGGAAAACGTATACTCCCTGGAACCGGGCCACGGCCTCTCCGCCAAGGAAATGGAACGCGTACGCGGCGTAGACTGCTGCCTGTGGGCGGAACGCCTGCCGAACATTGAACGCGTCTTCTACCAGGCTTACCCGCGCGCCCTGGCTCTGGTGGAAACCGCATGGTCCCCCAAGGAGGTGAAAAACCTGAACCGCTTCAAGGACAAACTGGAATTCCACAAAAAATTCATGCAGAAAAAATGGGGCATCGATCTTGAGCGTCCGGAAAAGAAATAA
- the ruvB gene encoding Holliday junction branch migration DNA helicase RuvB produces MGESFYTRTTETPPSAFDLSLRPPAFSEFRGQEKIKDRLMLMVEAAKQRDDVLDHILLSGPPGLGKTTLANIIANAVGCRIHTTSGPQIEKAGDLAGVLTNLEKGDILFIDEIHRLHPAIEEYLYPAMEDFRLDIIIDQGPNARSIQLNLPKFTLVGATTRAGMLTSPLRSRFGLVNRLDYYTQEDLCSIIERSAGLLNVPVEPSGAFQIALRSRGTPRVANSLLRWVRDYAQVRGNGVITEQLAHDALTMIEIDDDGLDEMDKRLLEAMIYKFNGGPVGLSSLSVAVGEDASTLEDVHEPFLIMQGYISRTPRGRVAMPSAYLKMGATPPANSQGWLL; encoded by the coding sequence ATGGGAGAGTCCTTTTACACACGCACCACGGAGACACCCCCCTCCGCTTTTGATTTGTCCCTCAGACCACCCGCCTTCAGCGAGTTCCGCGGGCAGGAGAAGATCAAGGACCGCCTGATGCTGATGGTGGAGGCCGCCAAACAGCGCGACGACGTGCTGGACCACATCCTGCTGAGCGGCCCTCCCGGCCTGGGAAAGACGACGCTTGCCAATATCATCGCGAATGCCGTCGGCTGCCGCATTCATACGACGTCCGGACCCCAGATTGAGAAGGCGGGAGACCTGGCCGGCGTGCTGACCAATCTGGAAAAGGGAGACATTCTTTTTATTGACGAAATCCACCGCCTGCACCCGGCCATTGAGGAGTACCTGTATCCGGCCATGGAGGATTTCCGGCTGGATATTATCATTGACCAGGGCCCGAACGCCCGCTCCATCCAGCTGAATCTGCCCAAGTTCACCCTGGTGGGGGCCACCACCCGCGCCGGCATGCTGACCAGCCCCCTGCGCTCCCGCTTCGGCCTGGTGAACCGGCTGGATTATTATACGCAGGAGGATTTGTGCTCCATTATCGAACGTTCCGCCGGGCTGCTGAACGTTCCCGTGGAGCCGTCAGGAGCATTTCAGATTGCCCTGCGCTCCCGCGGCACACCCCGCGTGGCCAATTCCCTGCTGCGCTGGGTGCGGGATTACGCCCAGGTACGCGGCAACGGCGTGATTACGGAACAATTGGCGCACGACGCCCTGACCATGATCGAGATTGACGACGACGGCCTGGACGAGATGGACAAGCGCCTGCTGGAGGCCATGATTTACAAGTTTAACGGCGGTCCCGTGGGCCTCTCCTCACTGTCCGTGGCCGTGGGGGAAGACGCCTCCACACTGGAGGACGTGCATGAACCTTTCCTGATCATGCAGGGGTACATCAGCCGCACTCCCAGGGGGCGCGTGGCGATGCCCTCCGCCTATCTCAAGATGGGGGCCACTCCGCCGGCCAACAGCCAGGGGTGGCTGTTGTAA
- a CDS encoding beta-ketoacyl-ACP synthase III, translating into MAANSDIAFKRLPVKIIGTGSYVPERRLTNADLEKMVDTSHEWIIERTGIVERRIAAPDEYTSHMGTKAAQRALESCGLQPEDIDLIIVSTITPDTFTPSTSCYIQDALGARNAAAFDISAACSGFLFAMKTAVQFLGTGQMKTALIIAAEKLSTVVNWEDRTTCVLFGDGAGAAVLQASTGEDGEGSILATDIGTDGSLHDLLQIPGGGSRCPTTAENAHERLATLAMRGKETFRQAVPRMKDSAASVIERAGLTAEEIKLIIPHQANLRIINAVAQRLSIPEDKVFINIEKYGNTSAAAVAIAFDEARRTGRFGKGDNVVLVTFGAGLTWAAAAIRW; encoded by the coding sequence ATGGCCGCAAATTCTGATATCGCCTTTAAAAGACTGCCCGTCAAGATCATCGGTACGGGCTCCTATGTTCCGGAACGCCGTCTGACCAATGCGGACCTGGAGAAGATGGTGGACACTTCCCATGAATGGATCATTGAACGCACGGGCATTGTGGAGCGCCGCATCGCCGCCCCTGACGAGTATACCTCTCACATGGGGACCAAAGCCGCCCAGCGCGCTCTGGAATCCTGCGGCCTCCAGCCGGAGGATATTGACCTGATCATCGTTTCCACCATTACGCCGGATACGTTCACCCCTTCCACTTCCTGCTACATCCAGGATGCCCTGGGCGCCAGGAATGCCGCCGCCTTTGACATTTCCGCCGCGTGTTCCGGCTTCCTGTTCGCCATGAAGACGGCCGTCCAGTTCCTCGGCACGGGCCAGATGAAAACGGCGCTCATCATTGCCGCGGAAAAGCTTTCCACCGTCGTCAACTGGGAGGACCGCACCACCTGCGTCCTGTTCGGGGACGGCGCCGGCGCAGCCGTGCTCCAGGCCTCCACGGGGGAAGATGGGGAAGGCTCCATTCTGGCCACGGACATCGGCACGGACGGTTCCCTGCATGACCTGCTTCAGATTCCCGGCGGCGGTTCCCGCTGCCCCACCACGGCGGAAAACGCCCATGAACGCCTGGCTACCCTCGCCATGCGCGGCAAGGAGACCTTCCGCCAGGCGGTTCCCCGCATGAAGGATTCCGCCGCCAGCGTGATTGAACGCGCCGGCCTCACGGCGGAGGAGATCAAGCTGATCATCCCCCACCAGGCCAATCTCCGCATCATCAATGCCGTGGCCCAGCGTCTCTCCATCCCGGAAGACAAGGTGTTCATCAATATTGAAAAATACGGCAACACGTCCGCCGCCGCCGTGGCCATCGCGTTTGACGAGGCGCGCCGCACCGGCAGATTCGGCAAGGGGGACAACGTCGTCCTGGTCACCTTTGGCGCGGGGCTCACCTGGGCCGCAGCCGCCATCCGGTGGTAA
- a CDS encoding sulfite reductase subunit alpha: protein MTTEPYGKKNPFPAPVLSVKHLTGEGSPKETIHIEYSLDGAGMVYIAGDALAVIPANDHALVDTLINKLGLSPDAQVTTPEGETASLKDALVNNYDITNVNKALLTKWAAASGSQELEALLNGDKEALNNFLWGRDVLDLATEYPVSFESAEAFVGILKKIMPRLYSIASSPNAHPEEVHLCVGAVRYTARDRKRGGVCSTYMADRLQPGHTARVFIHTNKNFRLPEDGNTPIIMVGPGTGIAPFRAFWEERIASGDKGGNWLFFGNPYKATDFCYEDELNKLTAAGKLKLSVAWSRDQEKKVYVQHLMVQEGEELWKWLENGACFYVCGDASRMAKDVDAALHEVIQTWGRKSPEEAAEYVADMKEHRRYQRDVY from the coding sequence ATGACAACCGAACCGTACGGCAAGAAGAATCCGTTCCCCGCACCAGTCCTTTCCGTGAAGCACCTGACCGGAGAAGGCAGCCCGAAAGAGACGATCCATATTGAATACAGCCTGGACGGCGCCGGAATGGTGTACATCGCCGGAGACGCCCTGGCCGTGATTCCCGCCAATGACCATGCCCTGGTGGACACCCTGATCAACAAGCTGGGCCTCAGTCCAGATGCCCAGGTCACCACTCCGGAAGGAGAAACCGCCAGCCTGAAGGATGCCCTGGTCAATAACTATGACATCACCAACGTCAACAAGGCCCTTCTGACCAAATGGGCCGCCGCCTCCGGCAGCCAGGAACTGGAAGCTCTGCTGAACGGGGACAAGGAGGCCCTCAATAATTTCCTGTGGGGCCGCGACGTGCTGGACCTGGCAACGGAATATCCCGTGTCCTTTGAATCTGCGGAAGCTTTTGTCGGCATCCTGAAAAAGATCATGCCCCGCCTTTATTCCATCGCTTCCAGCCCGAACGCGCACCCGGAAGAAGTGCACCTGTGTGTGGGCGCCGTACGCTACACGGCCCGGGACCGCAAGCGCGGCGGCGTGTGCTCCACTTACATGGCGGACCGCCTCCAGCCGGGGCATACGGCCAGGGTGTTCATACATACCAACAAGAATTTCCGCCTGCCGGAAGATGGAAACACCCCCATCATCATGGTTGGCCCCGGTACCGGCATCGCTCCCTTCCGGGCATTCTGGGAGGAACGCATCGCCTCCGGAGACAAGGGCGGCAACTGGCTGTTCTTCGGCAATCCGTACAAGGCTACCGATTTCTGCTATGAAGACGAGCTGAATAAACTGACGGCAGCCGGCAAATTGAAGCTGTCCGTAGCCTGGTCCCGCGACCAGGAGAAGAAGGTCTATGTGCAGCACCTCATGGTCCAGGAAGGTGAAGAGCTCTGGAAATGGCTGGAAAACGGCGCCTGCTTCTACGTCTGCGGAGATGCTTCCCGCATGGCGAAAGATGTTGATGCGGCTCTCCATGAAGTGATCCAGACCTGGGGCCGCAAGTCACCGGAAGAAGCCGCGGAATACGTGGCTGACATGAAAGAGCACCGCCGCTACCAGCGGGACGTGTATTAA
- a CDS encoding glycosyltransferase family A protein, which yields MNHSDLPSISIVLTGHNEEYCIGDAIRSVFRQDYEGPVEIILSDDGSSDRTFAVMQEMAARYRGPYRVVLNRNETALGRGQHIRQAVELATHEWILRQDGDDCSFPWRCRIFARAVMEHPDAVAVASQMTHVYEEAGVPFEFPEFPAAPEGALSVRLQTGPFSSRAHYGGSMMIRKSACQWGNSLPMTASFEDDLMAFYAWLQGNIYELPATSLYYYRFASKNICAINSAARFAGMKTALAFEERERKVHQQLRKSKRTGLELCGDLLKSGNAVFRSREELLAEIEERKNMVEGIDHLLNWWDYPFRRRWKLKGKGWMGMAHALPQRLYLFCMISFFKLRKVKRYLSSIR from the coding sequence ATGAATCATTCGGACCTTCCCTCCATCAGCATCGTTCTGACCGGACATAATGAAGAATACTGCATTGGAGATGCCATCCGGAGTGTGTTCCGGCAGGACTATGAGGGACCGGTGGAAATCATACTATCCGATGACGGTTCTTCCGACCGTACGTTTGCCGTCATGCAGGAAATGGCGGCCCGGTACCGTGGGCCGTACCGGGTGGTTTTAAACAGGAATGAAACCGCCCTTGGACGCGGGCAGCACATAAGGCAGGCGGTGGAACTGGCCACCCATGAATGGATTCTCCGCCAGGATGGGGACGACTGTTCCTTTCCCTGGCGGTGCAGGATTTTTGCCAGGGCGGTGATGGAGCATCCGGATGCCGTGGCTGTGGCCAGTCAAATGACCCATGTTTATGAAGAAGCCGGGGTTCCGTTTGAGTTCCCGGAGTTTCCGGCTGCTCCGGAAGGGGCATTGTCCGTCCGGCTCCAAACAGGGCCTTTTTCTTCCCGCGCCCATTACGGAGGGAGCATGATGATCCGGAAGAGCGCCTGCCAGTGGGGAAATTCCCTGCCGATGACGGCCAGCTTTGAAGATGATTTAATGGCATTTTATGCGTGGCTCCAGGGGAATATTTATGAACTGCCCGCTACTTCCCTGTACTACTATAGATTTGCCTCCAAGAACATTTGTGCCATTAACAGCGCGGCGAGATTTGCCGGCATGAAGACGGCGCTGGCCTTTGAGGAAAGAGAACGGAAAGTGCATCAGCAGTTGCGAAAAAGCAAACGGACGGGCCTGGAATTGTGCGGGGATTTGTTGAAATCCGGAAACGCGGTTTTCCGCTCCCGGGAGGAATTGCTGGCGGAGATTGAGGAAAGGAAGAACATGGTTGAGGGCATTGACCACCTTCTGAACTGGTGGGATTATCCCTTCCGCCGGAGATGGAAGTTGAAAGGGAAAGGCTGGATGGGCATGGCCCATGCGTTGCCGCAAAGGCTCTATTTGTTCTGCATGATTTCCTTCTTTAAGCTCAGGAAGGTTAAAAGATACCTTTCTAGTATCAGGTGA
- a CDS encoding sugar transporter, giving the protein MRESRVKKSLQNARVNLVFYILILCISFFSRKIFLNCLGADFVGLTGTLLNLLNFLNLAELGVSTAIGYVLYKPIFDQDKTRINEIISVLGYMYRWIGLVIIGAGLVLACFLPLIFPSTGFSYGVIYFAYFSFLASSLIGYFANYRQTLLGADQRNYVVAVYFQTATIIKILFQMLSAWYTGSYYLWIAIELLFGGIYSFILNWKINQVYPWLKGSVALGRQLFRKYPEVIRYTRQLFVHRIGAFAQFQITPLLVYAFVSLQMVAYFGNYSIITDKLFLLVNNLLGSTEASVGNLIAEGNTAKIRRVFNELFSLRMLIAGTICFALYQLLEPFISLWLGSGYILSREIMILVIINLFIAITRGVTDQFLYGYGLFWDIWAPLAESVINITVAVIGGYLWGLPGILLGGISSLMLIVGIWKPFMLYTWGFRENVMFYWLQFGYQLALILAPAVLMSWVWRYIPLQPSLSFLNWFTCAFLMVVSYGGVTVFLMYCGTAGMRSMVHRAWSMAGSRLRLLWKK; this is encoded by the coding sequence ATGAGGGAATCACGTGTAAAAAAGAGTTTGCAGAATGCCCGTGTGAATCTTGTGTTCTACATCTTGATTCTGTGCATCTCCTTTTTTTCCCGGAAAATATTTTTAAACTGCCTGGGAGCCGATTTTGTCGGCTTGACGGGAACTTTATTAAACCTGCTAAATTTTCTCAATCTGGCGGAACTGGGGGTAAGCACGGCGATAGGCTATGTGCTTTATAAACCTATTTTTGACCAGGATAAAACCAGGATTAACGAAATCATTTCCGTCCTAGGCTACATGTACCGCTGGATAGGCCTGGTTATTATTGGCGCCGGATTGGTGCTGGCATGTTTTCTGCCGTTGATTTTTCCTTCTACGGGGTTTTCCTATGGAGTCATCTACTTTGCTTATTTTTCATTTCTGGCATCTTCCCTAATTGGCTACTTTGCTAATTACAGGCAGACTCTCCTGGGAGCGGACCAGAGAAATTACGTGGTAGCTGTCTATTTCCAAACGGCTACCATCATCAAGATTTTATTTCAGATGCTGTCTGCCTGGTATACGGGCAGCTACTATCTGTGGATCGCGATAGAACTGTTATTTGGGGGAATCTATTCATTCATCCTGAACTGGAAAATCAACCAAGTGTACCCGTGGCTGAAAGGCAGTGTTGCCTTGGGGCGCCAGTTGTTCAGGAAATATCCGGAAGTCATCAGATATACCAGGCAGCTGTTTGTTCACAGAATTGGGGCCTTTGCTCAGTTCCAGATAACGCCGCTTCTGGTTTATGCCTTCGTTTCCCTGCAGATGGTGGCTTACTTCGGCAACTATTCCATTATTACGGACAAGCTGTTTCTCCTGGTCAACAACCTGCTGGGCAGTACGGAAGCCAGTGTAGGGAATCTGATTGCGGAGGGAAATACGGCAAAAATCCGCAGGGTGTTTAATGAACTGTTTTCCCTGCGTATGCTGATCGCCGGAACGATATGCTTCGCCCTTTACCAGTTGCTGGAGCCCTTCATTTCCCTTTGGCTGGGGTCCGGCTATATCCTCTCCCGGGAAATCATGATTCTGGTGATCATTAATCTTTTCATTGCCATTACGCGGGGAGTGACGGATCAATTCTTGTATGGCTACGGTCTCTTCTGGGATATTTGGGCGCCGCTGGCAGAGAGTGTGATCAACATTACAGTGGCTGTCATCGGAGGCTATCTCTGGGGGCTGCCCGGCATTCTGCTGGGAGGCATTTCCAGCCTGATGCTGATCGTAGGCATCTGGAAGCCCTTTATGCTGTACACATGGGGGTTCAGGGAGAATGTGATGTTCTACTGGCTTCAATTCGGTTACCAGCTGGCGCTGATTCTGGCACCGGCCGTGCTGATGTCCTGGGTATGGAGATATATTCCCCTGCAGCCTTCCCTGTCTTTCCTGAATTGGTTTACATGCGCCTTCTTGATGGTTGTTTCCTATGGCGGCGTAACGGTGTTTTTAATGTATTGCGGTACGGCGGGCATGCGCTCCATGGTGCACCGGGCCTGGTCCATGGCGGGCAGCCGCCTGCGCCTGCTGTGGAAAAAATGA
- a CDS encoding glycosyltransferase family 4 protein — protein sequence MAAFEMAKGLGTLDWDIHVLTREQNPLADPSRPVCCSVASIPDSLTEDRPRLKEYLNTHLGDIQPDFIIYHSWSNWCRKELMEYAKSHHIPFILRSHGTGTNFSAFFRLRYPPFFGMKKWIGSFLNTRKSVLLTGKEAPLNRLVFLEPCGSLFKGFDYYYASKLKLPNACCIPNTFPALKRGTPFFREKYGLTGVSVFTCAASACTTKQQLLFIRQARRMDLQNIVFLFLVPQRNSYAEQMEKAIGNHPGFRILYNLPRHEVEAAISESDAMFLYSYQEQQPLCILEAMSCGIPWIAPDIGCISVLKGGIMLKRRTPGCLKKALTSMLAPDTRKSLGAAGFQQWQQRYAPHAVYAQWEALFRSAKKSENYSDT from the coding sequence ATGGCAGCTTTTGAAATGGCGAAAGGGCTCGGTACTTTAGACTGGGACATTCACGTGCTTACGCGGGAACAGAATCCACTGGCTGATCCATCCCGCCCGGTATGCTGTTCCGTCGCCTCCATACCGGATTCCTTAACGGAAGACAGGCCGCGTTTAAAGGAATACCTGAACACCCATTTGGGGGATATCCAGCCGGATTTCATCATTTATCATTCCTGGTCAAACTGGTGCAGGAAGGAACTCATGGAATATGCCAAGTCGCACCACATCCCCTTCATCCTGCGCTCACATGGGACAGGCACCAATTTTTCCGCCTTCTTCCGACTCCGTTACCCCCCCTTCTTCGGAATGAAAAAATGGATCGGTTCCTTCCTCAATACCAGGAAGTCCGTTCTCCTTACGGGCAAAGAAGCGCCCTTGAACCGTCTTGTTTTTCTTGAACCCTGCGGAAGCCTATTTAAAGGATTCGATTACTATTATGCCAGCAAGCTCAAGCTTCCCAACGCCTGCTGCATTCCCAACACTTTTCCGGCGTTGAAACGCGGCACTCCGTTCTTCCGGGAAAAATACGGATTAACCGGGGTCTCCGTGTTCACCTGTGCGGCTAGCGCCTGCACAACGAAACAACAGCTCCTTTTCATCCGCCAGGCAAGACGCATGGATTTGCAGAATATCGTTTTCCTTTTTCTCGTCCCTCAACGCAATTCGTATGCAGAGCAAATGGAAAAGGCCATCGGGAACCATCCCGGATTCCGCATTCTTTACAATCTTCCAAGGCATGAAGTGGAGGCCGCCATCTCGGAAAGCGACGCCATGTTCCTCTACTCCTACCAGGAACAACAGCCTTTGTGTATTCTGGAGGCCATGTCCTGCGGCATTCCCTGGATAGCTCCGGACATCGGTTGCATTTCCGTTTTGAAAGGTGGCATCATGCTGAAGAGAAGAACTCCCGGCTGTCTTAAAAAGGCTCTAACCTCCATGCTGGCTCCTGATACCCGGAAAAGTTTAGGCGCCGCCGGATTCCAGCAGTGGCAGCAGCGCTATGCGCCCCATGCTGTCTATGCCCAGTGGGAGGCCCTGTTCCGTTCCGCCAAAAAATCTGAAAACTATTCAGACACATGA
- a CDS encoding glycosyltransferase, with protein MIPSDHTRPVLAIVSDMPLGRLIPSEFQEKDRSLTPWIFSLFQALANQAEYDIHWITLKKYVSEYTVKSIHHQTIHILPDSSLAVGLLTNHFSASRKIRHLLDQLNPDLIHVWGIELAYATACKTQPRIKLLSYQGSLIASCQRSKMKMFPKIQAFWEKRTTPEYRHITCESPWIHDRILEISPSAQISIIEYGVEESFHHVERSPSATPECLFVGSLNELKGVRYLIQAFMEPSLQHVELYIAGSGELREKLEPASTPNIHWVGTLQRPELQRRMSSAWCLVHPTLGDASPNCVKEARVIGLPVVTTCEGGQTQYVIDGKSGYIIPVRDSEAIAQAVLSLTESLEKNMTMGLYGLDEVREALKIELTCSKFLSRYGSLMNDKPSSLPD; from the coding sequence ATGATCCCTTCCGACCATACCCGGCCCGTTCTCGCCATTGTCTCGGACATGCCTTTGGGGCGTCTGATTCCCAGCGAGTTTCAGGAAAAAGATCGTTCCCTTACACCATGGATTTTTTCCCTGTTCCAGGCTCTGGCAAACCAAGCGGAATACGACATCCACTGGATCACGCTCAAGAAATATGTTTCCGAGTATACGGTCAAATCCATCCATCACCAGACCATCCATATTTTGCCGGACTCCAGCCTGGCAGTAGGTTTGCTTACCAATCATTTTTCCGCCTCCAGAAAAATCCGTCATCTTCTGGATCAACTGAATCCGGACCTGATTCACGTCTGGGGTATTGAACTGGCATACGCGACCGCGTGCAAAACGCAACCACGCATCAAGCTGTTGTCCTACCAGGGCTCCCTGATTGCTTCTTGCCAACGTTCCAAAATGAAAATGTTCCCGAAGATTCAGGCCTTCTGGGAAAAACGGACCACTCCGGAATACCGCCACATCACTTGTGAATCTCCATGGATACATGATCGTATTCTTGAAATATCCCCTTCCGCCCAGATTTCGATCATTGAATATGGAGTGGAGGAATCATTCCATCACGTCGAAAGATCACCCTCCGCCACTCCGGAATGTTTGTTTGTAGGAAGCCTCAATGAATTAAAAGGCGTCAGGTACCTGATTCAAGCATTTATGGAACCCTCGCTGCAACATGTTGAACTTTATATTGCCGGGTCAGGGGAATTAAGGGAAAAACTGGAACCAGCAAGCACGCCCAATATCCATTGGGTTGGCACCTTGCAGCGTCCTGAACTGCAAAGGCGGATGTCGTCAGCATGGTGCCTGGTACATCCCACCCTGGGTGATGCCTCTCCCAATTGCGTCAAGGAAGCAAGAGTCATCGGGCTTCCCGTGGTCACTACTTGCGAAGGGGGGCAGACCCAGTATGTCATTGACGGCAAATCCGGGTACATTATCCCCGTCAGAGACAGCGAAGCCATTGCCCAGGCAGTCCTTTCCCTGACTGAATCCCTGGAGAAAAACATGACCATGGGGCTTTACGGGCTGGATGAGGTTAGAGAAGCTCTGAAAATTGAACTGACTTGCAGCAAATTCCTTTCCCGGTACGGATCCCTGATGAATGACAAACCCTCCTCTCTTCCGGATTGA